The Colias croceus chromosome 22, ilColCroc2.1 DNA window catattcgttaatagctaccccaaaaaccatgaaaatgacacccatcacgaaaaatgtcaaattttcgtcagcgccatcttggattatagttttgacctcatattcgttaatagctatcccaaaaaccatgaaaatgacacccatgatgaaaagatgtcaaatttttcgtcggcgccatcttggattttagttttgacttcaaattggttaatagctaccccaaaaaccatgaaaatgacacccatgacgaaaagatgtaaaatttttgtcggcgccatcttggattatagttttgacctcatattcgttaatagctaattagctaccccaaaaaccatgaaaatgacacccatgacgaaaagatgtaaaattttcgtcggcgccatcttggatttcagttttgacctcatattcgttaatagctaccccaaaaaccatgaaaatgacacccatgacgaaaagatgtaaaattttcgtcggcgccatcttggatttcagttttgacctcatattggttaatagctaccccaaaaaccatgaaaatgacacccatgacgaaaagatgtaaaatttttgtcggcgccatcttggattatagttttgacctcatattcgttaatagctaccccaaaaaccatgaaaatgacacctatgacgaaaagatgtaaaattttcgtcggcgccatcttggatttcagttttgacctcatattcggtaatagctaccccaaaaactatgaaaatgacacccatcacgaaaaaaagccaaattttcgtcgacgccatcttgaattgttttaccccaacaatctattcaacaacccataaaaaagaggatctcaggcaaggtaattttaaaaacataattttaaattacaaataattggaatatgaaacttatacagAACTTTACTCatataaagtatcaaatatttcaaatcacgaaaaagacagtgcacgcacaataatcttttttatttcgtttttatttttggcacgaggagcgatacacccgtccttccaagagcgcttctgagcgcggtctgacgaaccgcgagaacaaaatgtatgaagaaatcgacaagtatttttaatttagctcattattgaaataaaattttgatttagattcataaaaattacaccatatataaaggactatatatccctcaataagatatagttaagaagatagattaggctcttaattttcctaaaatggtaccggtttagaccccatttttttgcattttatgcgtttcttgtgatggaaaaaacgtatttcagcgacaattttgtatgacgtcgtacaatttttataagatgaacgtagagctgaatatattatctttaaattaagatattactatgttctcacgtgtaattgctttaagttaaaatggtaccgaaaaacagcgtgtttttgtaaaaatacgttatagcgtccttaacgcccgcggcttcgcccgctttgtctaaaacctaataaattatatactaaaaccttcctcttgaatcactctattaaataaaaccgcatcaaaatccgttgcgtagttttaaagatttaagcatacaaagggacatagaaagctactttgttttatactatgtagttatGATAGTGAATCTCGATTCATGCTGAATCAGAAATCTTTTTTTGCTTTGATATGTCGTTGAAGTGGGTGACaagcactaagcacttagtattaaacCCATGTAAGCCGGTAAGTTTTATATTGGGTCGGCACCAGCATCAAACCTaccacatctaaataataatattatgtagtaattaataatatcaaatcttttttattttttacttttccgtttttgaaggcGGTTTTTTAACGtaggtagttatttttattctctTAGTTTTGGTTAGTATCTCGTATATTTCGTGAAATATGGCTTTAAATGCTTATTGTGTTTGATATCTCTAATCTCTATGTTATCTATCTAAAGTCTAAACGATAAGAACTGACTCATTGCTGTATTTGGAGAACcgagaaattatatcataCTAATTCGGAAACTTTAGAAAATACACATTTATTCGTAGTTGTTTCCATTACGAAATACATACGTATATAAACTAGAAACTATCTATTAGCTTGAGTTTACTGTGGAATTACTAGAGTGGAATGAATCTAGAATTTCCACAATTTATTTAGacaataagtacctacctagggtacttacattataattagttGATAAACGCGGATGATGCTGTGTGAGAAAGAACACTAATAAGTaatgaagtaaaaaaaaagagcgtgtgtgctgagcacacgtatcagaagtgaaacttctttggcaagattcaaagatactagCATTGTCGCCTTATTCTATGACGTGAATACCGTCATGACCTTGAAAATGTACTCTCAAGGcggctaaagaagtttcacttaaacaaaaagtaaaaagtaaatatctatttatttgcGCGTAATTTTTCGCTCATTACTGCATCACCAAGCTAGTTTCGTCTCTAAGTCATTTTCTATAgttattacgtaaatgacttttaatgtgttggCCATAGTGTAAATACACATAGGTACTTTCATTTATACTAATCAACCTCAACCCAAAACTAAGTGGGATTTTCGATATGCATTTATTTAGAACACTCCGAATactgtagattattttaatgtctAAGTTGTAGAATTACTTCAATTAGTCAACATTCGCTCTCGTTGAAACATGGCCTTCAAGGCTTCAAACATTATTTCCCTATTTGAAAGTAATAGTTcacaattatatattttttgcttaTTGTTGTTCATTCTAGATTGTTAAATTTGACAATTCTATTGTCCAGCTTGTTGGTGTAAACTCTAGGTTACAAATTCGACTACATAAAGCCAAGAgtgaatacaattttattacaggTAAGTATTTGGTTTTTCTTTAGGATTTTTTTAGTAGATATGTAGTAAGGCTGGTCTAGTCTAGTCAAGCCAGGAGTCGAAATGtttctcatttatattatgcttGTCTAACTCACATTGGAATTAAAACTagttttgaattattatgaaCGCAAAAAACGCGTAGCGTATTGGGTATTGGCGAATCCCGTTTTGCTACTTCAAAATCTAGACGTACcttccttttttaataaaattaatttagtattaaattacatatttttggcACACGGAAATGAGATACAATCAATTATAATCACAAGAAAATGTTTCATCCAGATGAATGTTTTTTCTTCGAACGAAAATTCGAGGTACGTAGGtatgaattatgaataaaaaaaattatcagaaagtaatattataggtaatatacCTATCTCAAATACTACTGagaatctataatattatgatagtgGTTTGTACGTGAATTTTTATCTTCTGGCTAAGTACTAAAGCACTTACAAATGATAGGTATTAAGGGTATTGGATTTCGTGGaactttttgttatttaagtaggtaacttttgataaagataaatttatatattttttagattagtTAGAccttttatatgaattatctCTGCATAAAGTTAGGTACAAGTGTACGGAGTGTACCGTGTACGAAATACGTGTACTCTGTACACAATACACAATATGTACCGGAGAACGCGTAGTAATGAAGGAAAATtcttattcattttatatccATGTGAAAAAGGAAATATAATTTCGTAAGGATATCGTAAGAACTTATAAATGAATATTGCatgacattaaaattattcgttaaaatattttttgcaaggAAATAAGTTTGAAAACGTTTTCTTGTttgttcaattaattaaataggtactttgtgatttcaatattgaaactacttttgcaataattaataattttacttagGTAGAGTTAGAACATGAGGtgttcattgaaaaaaaaaattgatccAGATCAGAGTGCATCTTCGTGATACAGATATCACAAGAACAAGTACGACCCCAGCCATAGCATTAAAacttgatttaaaataactttatttccTTATATCACAACAGGTTTTGCGAGTCTGCAAAAACCGCATGTGGTTCGCAAATCGCAAGTAATAAAAGACAGTCGTAATTTAAGTGGTTTATTCATTCCAAACTGTGAATTTTCTTTCCtgttaaaatttacatttagtaCACTATGAACATTATTAACAGCCGAAATTTTGCGTATATCGTGAAGTAACCTCGTTCTATTATAATGAGGTAGATTTCACTCACGCTCACATTAGGATACCGAAAATTAAAAGGTATAATAACGCGcctttttaataacaattaccTTTTAATGTTTACATCGTTCGAATCGTACATAGGATCGTTGACATTTTAATTCATAGTACGTAACAATTACCtggtatttaaacaaaaataacaacacAATCCTGAATCCTATATTCTGTTTATAAGACGGGTCTCCAtagagcgagcagcctcgcgaagcaatTTAACTGCGCGAAGTACTAGTTCGGTCTGAACGTGGCAATGACAGAACGTTACCCGCCTATTtacgatattttttacatCTTTTACGTAAGTGCCGAGGCAATTGATGCGTACagattaaacataatatcagTTGGCATGCAGTCATCATAATAACCGTCAATCTCATAATAACACTGGCTGGTCGAGTTTTTGCTATCGAAAAAAGTTATCTAGCTGTGACCTTCATACATGAGTCCTACGCGATTTTATAATCACACCATACCTAGTACATGTTCTAGCTCGATTGATAGTTCACATTCCTGCATACATTATGTAACTAAATCGAGACAATACGAATTGTTAtcaattaattgaatatacgtagaaaatatttgcataaaaGCTCTCAAAAACGAACTTAAATTCGATTTAGTCATCATCAGATACGTTTTTATGAACATtcagtgttataaataaaacgtgtGTTAATCCATCGAAAGAAAATACTCCTTTGTTATCAGGCTTTGTTAGTAATGCCCTAATTGATTATCGCGTAAGACTCATCCACGTTCACACCTTAATCGTATTATTCATTGCTTTGTACTCGATAATTacataacaaaaaatgtttaaaaatggcGCCATTGTAGATTCGGTATCAAGGCTATACGTTCATTGTACTATAAAATTCACCAGTCATAACATTTgtagcaataaataaataacacagcGGTTGTTAACAACAACCCCATGTGCTGTACatcgaaattaaaataatcctcttaaaaattaacaaaaaatttgcGCATATGTCCTGTTAAACGTAGCATTGATTACCTATATTGTAACTTAATTTACTTGCGAAACAATCACAGAAATCacaatcattttattattatattgtaaaataaccgtcgaaattgttaatttaggtaaataattaAGGGTTACAGGCTAGACTTCGATTAGTACTATCGTGCAATGCTATGGTATTtggtattttacatttttcaaatgATGTATTCATCATTAGTACATGACATGCGAATGTAATGAGGATAAAACACGTAACTATAAGGGGCCTTAGCCAAAcggcaaaacgccaaggaatagaatacgctatcgatagaaattgacataagcgtatgatgttttgcataaggattcggtcaccctaccaacgacaacgacgaccacgaacaaaattttcatccagtcgcaattaaataaaattgtgcaaaacacaattaaaaatgaaatttaagaatttcctgtcgtattggtgtttggaaaaaaaaattttgagatcaatggataaacaaacaggtttttcatagaaacggtggctcctagaaaaaaatgtatttaaccttttttatagataattagattatatacaattttggttcaggtgattgtatgataaacttaccgtctcggcgaaaatcgcaaaaaaccctatttctttttattaattgacctcgaatttttttattcctgagtaccagaatgacgggagattttaatattgattttgaacaaatttcggcaagattggaactttggtcgtggtcgtctgcgtcgttggtagtgtgatcgaaccattaccaaaatgtcatgagcttatgtcaataattagcgttagcagtttctattccatggcgttacgttacgtttgtctaaggcccaaggccggttgcagagcttcaccgaccatcagtgcgtatgtcactcgcgcttgtcatattatgtatggaaatacgcgtgcgtatggtcggtgtagctatgaacggttttatgaatttccatacatatgacaagcgcgactgacgtacgcactgatggtcggtgaagctctgcaactgGCCCAAAGTCTAGCCTGCAGTGGGTGGTTccgattaaaattattatgtacaggAATTACGTAATTACTTGAAACATTGTGCTCAATGATAGTTCTTAATTATCAATACAATCTAATATCACATTGTATAATTTCCATTATCCAATTCTAACCTATAACGCATACAcctttgtatgtttttaaaacaaagggaaaccttgaaaaataaacaccTACACAAAGACACTCAgttgttttaaaacattatgaactacgtatgaataaatatttcagcacaaaaataaaagccaTATTTCTACCTATACAAAATTAACGAAAAATCCTTTTTTTAGACTAAGTCCTCAGAAGAAGAAGACTAGTCAGACATATTTTCAAttcataggtatattatgctAAAAAAACTTGAACTTTGCAATCAAAACGCTCTGCGTAAAACGAGAgttattatgaaaaacattGTATGAGTACTGTTGTCATATATGATTACCAAGAAATCAATTTTGAATCTACCTGAATAATCTACTTGGATGATATATTGATAACTACAATCTCAATTGCGTCCGACAAATATTTGAcgttaatgcttataaatatatatttcttcaAATCTTTTCGAGGGAAAATTCTATGTTTACACTTTGCAGTCTTTTTGCGGTATTGATGAACACCTTATCAATAACGGTTTTTCAATTACCTACCACATTGGCGCGTTTGCTCAAATATTTTCAGAATGCAAGTTTTATGGTGCGAACGACATAGAATGCCAGAAATTTCTATTATAACACGTGTAAATGTGTTATCTTCAggtatttgtaattaaatggcacgcttaataaaataagaagcaattattataattatgcgACACATGTTTCATTTATCGTACAATtttggtaataaaaatatgttaacgcaagaaaaatgtaataaaataaaattgtgtaccaaattaatattgtaatttgtcttaaataatgttattatgcATTGTAGAAAGATTATTATGACGTATTAACAGTAATAacacaatttacttttaaaatttactttcGCAAGActgataaattgaaataacctatccaatttttttattccctaTAACCTATACTTGTCTCTAATATGATTACGTTATGAACTGTGATATTAAAACCTACCATAAATAATCTAAAGAAAACACACTCTTTTGTTGATTAATCCAGCATTTATATGCAAGACGACCTTTCAAAAATCAATCTACACCTACAAGACATTGAGCACTATGCTTCCAGTAGTTTGAAACGTGACGATACATCGTCTTCATGAACCTTGGCTGTGGTATACaataatctattattatttactgatATGGAATTTATATACATTGTACAGGGCTACTCTGAATTGGTCGAAAGGTGCGTTCGTATAGGGTTGTCCAAACCAAGATACAGGGCATtttgatatataaaatttagttcGAATACTTCAAGTAACGTGAAAagaaatgtaattataaataaggaGTAACATTCAAGTACGTTCCATATTTCGTAACGTAAAATTCATTGAACTCTGTAAAGAGGAAAACACATCTcatatacctaaatatttgGGATGTGCACCCTATACAAAAGTTAAGTGTACCTATACCATGGTTCGGATGAACCTGATAAGGAATGTACGTAAACTTTATCAATTGCCCAATCTAAAAACTTATCTCATCAATAAAGCATGATACTCATTTCGAAAATACGTGAAAATGTAGCGATTTAATAAAGCggttatgaatataatatatgatagTGGGCTGattcaaatatatatataatgatgataatataagtgtCGTAAGAACCTATGATATCGGTAATCATTTCTAACAACGGGCGATAGTGTTTCAGGGAATTCAGCATAGATATGAACTCTACTATTTAAGGGATGTATCATTAGTGagaattgtattaaaatataatatatatgtacaaCGTTTTCAATCATTTGTTTCGTCATATAAAGTTTGTTCACACCAATTAGATCCACGATTGTTCTTAGAAATTTCGGCCAAATATATCATGGTAATTCCCGAAGATGTATTGTAACGTCTCTAGTGAGTAAGCGTGACTCATCGATtgataaaatgtatgaatgGTCCATTGAGCTGATAAGAATTTCACGGTCATGGAAACATTCAGATTCTAATCGTATGCAAATGATTGAAATCTTTAACGGGAATTCTCAAAGGCATAACTTACATAGGAATTGCCTGTTCTAATTACTACATAACTGAGCTGCCTGCTTCATATTTGCAATGATGAGTTAATTTCTATACAATTTATGTGTAGcgaaacaaatattttgtttgtgaATGATTTTAAGATGCTGCCTCGTAGttgtttctttaaatttagatGCTATGCtttctttaaatttagaatTCTTTCAGATTTTcgccaaaattttaaatgttaaaaataaattcagagTAACCTTACACTCATTAGACTTAAATGTtgagtatttataaaatcatcaGTATATTGATTCACAATAACACATGTACAATGACGCACATACAGAAATGCGAAGTTTATATGACTCGATAGTAAAtcacattttcattttctaaatattacatccattgaaatgttaagtactatttatatgtacatacacTTTTATAAAAAGCAATATCTTTAGTTGGTATATAACTGACGACAGAATCATCAGACACAAGAAAAACGTTTATTGCTAACGAAGCGCATGCGgttccaaattcaaatttaactCAACGGAATTCGTACATAGAATTGCCAATCCacagatacaaaataaaattagccagcataaaaaaaaagattgttGTGTAGCAGTCATGTGCGCTTTGAacatcaaattattatttctgaaGATTGGCAACCCTAGGCTCCTACATCGTAAATCGGGCCATTCAATTAGTCAAATGCATAATaagattttatgtaatttacaaGTGTTTTTCATGGCACTCAGTATTGATTTAACTCTTAACTAAAGATTGAAGTACCTTTGGACGCCAACTAAATTCCAGTCTTGATtctcaaatattaaaacttaattagtCCAATAATTAAATGGATATTCTGTCTTTTAGGCTACAttcgaaaaataatttctcaTTTTTGGTCCCCTTTCAGACCTGAATGGTACTTGAAGTTGTGAATCATTCGGTCCAaaggtacattaaaattaaattggaaAGCGCTTTTAAGATAGTAAAACCCTGTAAGATTTAATTTAGAGTAATGCAACAGTTGCATAAATAAAGGTAACTTCACAAAATGAAAAAGAGTGTGAACATTGACCAAATGgttatcaaaattttattagaaaatgtCAGTAACATACTTAGCTTGTATTTTTGattatcacaattatttattatgtgttaTTGCTTTATTTATATCAGCATGAGATGAGACATAGAACAATGATTTACATCGACTAATCTAGGTATTGTATAAACCATTGTATTTTACAAGACCTTTACACATGCCTTGCcctaaataatacaaatgtgTCATTGCATAGCCTATATCTCTATATACAGGCTTGGCAGATTGATTCACCAATGACCCATCAATACAAtctctaaataataaattgctgGCTTCCAAACAAATATAATGGCAGATCAATATAGGCAATAAACCACAAAATAGGATACAACAGctgaaatatattgtttaatctATAAACATACAAAACTCTTTAAAACAAGAATAACAAGTATCCACCGTTCATTTCAAAACTATCAatagcaattaaaataaaaacttaacactaatataatataattattataaactcaCGTATGAAATCGGCCGTACTGAAAGGTATCCATTGAAAATACAACATAATCTACACCAAATTAAAGCTTTCAATTAAGGAGGGGATCGCGCTCAGAACTTGAGCTTGGGCTTGAGCTCGTGGGCGCGGCCGCCCCAGTCGAGCCGGTAGTTGCGAGTTCGCCACGAGATCTCGGGGCTCAGCACGGCCATCGCCAGCACAAACGGCGCGCAGCACTCGCTCCACACCCACGCCAGCAGGAACTCCACTTTCGTGAATGGCGGCGAACCGTTCTGCGCCGACCGCAGCATTAGCCAGTCCGACAGAAACCACACGAGCACATGTACTAAAAAGAACGGCAGAGGCTCCGCGCCAAATAGCTGGCCGGCCGCCCAGGCCGCGCCGGCGCCGAGAGGCATGCACTCACTCAACGGCTCTAACAATGCTGTCGTTGGCACCATCGCTATTCGCAACCTCGCCCACCGCTTTAGGCGAGCTTGCAACGCTCCTATGGACTTTGAGCCCGAGTTTTGTAACGCCGGTAGTGAAGCGACCCGCATACGCCAACCTCGGGACACTACGGCTTTCGCCATGAAGAAATCCTCCGCCAGATATTCCCCAAAAGCCGCCAAACCGCCGGCTTCCTCCAGCGCGCACCGCCTCACCAGAGACGACATTCCGACGTGACAATTGATACCTAAGAAGTCTGCTCCCATGTACATGCGCGCCTGCGCCGTACCAAAGTATACTTTCTCGTAAACCGCTGCGAAGCCATCAGCGTCGTACGTAAACGGCATTTGGTGTACTATCGCAACGTCCTCTTTCATATGTTGTACCATATCTAATAATGTATCATCCCGCATACGTATTCCTGAATCGCTCACCAATATTAAGGGATACTTTGCCGCCAAATATGCCGGGTGCATATTGTTGATTTTAGGATTCACGCCGACTCGAGTTCCACCGATGAATACCCTGGAATCCACCTGAGGATATTTGTGTATGAGGCTGTTGACGAGCATAAGGGCGGGATCGTGTTCGTTCTCCACGCAAAATAGTATTTCATACGTTGGATAGTCCAGCGAGAAAAACGTCTCCAAGTTCGAGAATAGGTTTGGGTCGACACCGGTCAGtggttttaaaattgaaacgcCGGGGTACGGTTGCTCCGGCGGTGACCGGTCCACAGTCCGATGCAATTTCCACTTTGAATACGAAAAGGCCATTATATGAATTAACCACAAACACACCCACGCGACGATGAAAAATATGGCAAAACCATACACTGTATACACCATGGgaatcataatttaaaattcctATGTCTTTTTCGCGTTCCGACCACATAATATCGACTGGTTTCAAGAGTCTAGAACTTGCGCTACGATGCGATCATAACACTGAATTACTCTATTGTACATCAGCCAGGCGAAAAAACTTGCTTGATATATACTCAAACTAATAATCTAACTTGTGTTATCTCGACATATTTATTGCTcgatcatttttattaaaccacACCACACAGCCGAGCGTAAACGGAATACAATAAACCATAACCGCAACCAACATTCCCCGCCCGTCATTCTATTATTTGACGGGTGAAAAAATTATTGCCCAATCCAATAATGTAGCCagtgtaaaaatatcttttatgaagaatcgaataaaaattttacaaacaatCGTTATTcgtaaattttattcggataaaatatgattatttaaatatttatctgagTGAAATGGcaaataatattgaagaaatTGATTCCTAGACCTAGACAGTGTTCGATCTAATCACAGGATctaataattgtaaacatatttgttactgaataaatatttttgattttgattttgattttgaataaTCCTATCAAATGTACTTGAATAAACAGAATAAAAAAgatctttaaatatatttttagggCATAAGCCGTAATATggcatattaaaaataaaggcaTAATAAAagcctttttttatatacaatataatataaacctaGCCACAAAGTCTATTTACGTCATCTTAGTTGTAAATTTGCAGTACCTAATCTCTAATTGGAAAATATCCGTGGTTTCTTTcgtattattgaaataaaatattaattgtgaatttatattatctagatCTAACACTACTTGCTACTTATTTAGTAATTAGGAAACTTACGAAAAATAGATACTTATGTTATGCGGCCGTGACTTCGCTCACGCTCAACTATTATTTACATTCcgattattttaaagttattttatgaTGTAGTCTATGGTCTATCTCGACAATCGAATCGTTAAATCGATTTATTCCATTCCATCAATGCACAGATCTATTAGATCTGTGCATAAATAGGTACTCCTTCTACGCTATGGAAGCTTTAGCGGGAAAGTTAAAGCTATTCTGGTGTTCTCACTTTTATTAATTGCTGCTTTGTGTCTTGTGATAGAAATTCCTATTCAATCGGTATTTAATATGGATATTAGTAAATATTTGAAGAACACCAAGACTTTAGATGATTATATCATAACAACACAAgactttgtaaataaatacagtcGTTCGAAAATTCGATTAAATATGTCAGCAGTTCTTGCTCTGAAAACTGTTAGATCATTAGAAATAGAAGTATGTTAGATAAATTGAGTTGTCGAagtgtttatttaattgtttcagTTCATTAAAACGTATTTACTTTtagtatttcaataaaaagggCGAAAATGGCGTTGCAGTTCACATCTTCAAAGGTCTTTTAGATTTACCAGGATCTAAAACATGGGGCCTACTGGGTAAAGAGTTA harbors:
- the LOC123701706 gene encoding ceramide glucosyltransferase — its product is MIPMVYTVYGFAIFFIVAWVCLWLIHIMAFSYSKWKLHRTVDRSPPEQPYPGVSILKPLTGVDPNLFSNLETFFSLDYPTYEILFCVENEHDPALMLVNSLIHKYPQVDSRVFIGGTRVGVNPKINNMHPAYLAAKYPLILVSDSGIRMRDDTLLDMVQHMKEDVAIVHQMPFTYDADGFAAVYEKVYFGTAQARMYMGADFLGINCHVGMSSLVRRCALEEAGGLAAFGEYLAEDFFMAKAVVSRGWRMRVASLPALQNSGSKSIGALQARLKRWARLRIAMVPTTALLEPLSECMPLGAGAAWAAGQLFGAEPLPFFLVHVLVWFLSDWLMLRSAQNGSPPFTKVEFLLAWVWSECCAPFVLAMAVLSPEISWRTRNYRLDWGGRAHELKPKLKF